TGCTCAGAAAGTCTGCATGGCAATTGTCCAGTGCGGTTCGTATGGATCTGCAAGTGTCACCAAGTGGATTTCTTCTAGGACCTCCAAAGATCTAATTGTGGCGAACTTTTCTGGAGCAATCCAACGAGATCTTCCCTTGTGGGCACAGCAGTTGGTCTGGTCACGCTAGGATCAACGCCCGCTATCGAAATAATGCCGACGCTAGGCCTGCAAGACGAAGAAATAGGCTGCACCGCGTGAGACCGGCTTTGATGCACAGACGTTGTTGGCGAAGGAACTTTCTCGACCGATCTGCAAGAGAGATaaaaaaacaaacgaaaaaagTCTCCcattttgtcttcttcctcgtggATCTCCTCCCTCAAGGCTAATCTCTTTCTTCACTACACCCTCCACTATAGAGGATAAGAGCTCTCTTGTGCATGGCTGGGTGTCCTCTCCAatgcctcctctctctcttttgctgaTGATCACCCTCGTAAGGCCGTGTATTTTCAGTATTGTGGCCCCCTCGAATGTAAACCCTACGcatgtatttataatggtgagctagggtttacgttttattttcattatttgcaaaattgtccctcaacttgtgataatcgcaatttgatccggagacaaaatattcatccatgaagcccctttttttttcaattaatggacaattttttaattaaaaggatttttccaaattaaacaataaatgggctgatttaagctcaaaattattccaatagccttgttaattttcgacACACACCCCTTCTTGAttgccaaaaaatccaaactaagcctagtccggtcctctgtcaaattgagctcaattgctttgcctccGGCCTGAATGtaatgatatgcatgactgacaaaaagtaaatatgtagtgcatgagaaattaatttttgcgagaactatgataattctcattttatacttaaatgaatgatttactaaaaatcaaaatttaggtgtcaacagagcCCAACCTTTCTGTTTGTTTCTCAATCTTTATCCATGAGGGCCTCCCGACTATGACATTACAACTACCCGCTTCGTTCCCTAGAGAGAAATAGACGTTTTATTacatcatttgaaaattttttggactTGTATTGAAAAACTACAATGTAGACATACTGTACTTTGGCTAATTCCATCGTCGGTCTTTCGGTTGcgtcaattaagttctaaaccttttcacttttcatcAATTGattccatccggccaattttggctaaaaaacgTGTGGATGTTGGCCATTCTATGTGTCACGACCGGCATtgacgtgtcaattttttaagatatttaaatattttttgtaatttatttatttatttttctttttatttcggAGATTGATTCCAAATAAGAAACGTACTGTGGATTTGTATAgacattggtaaaattaaaaattatgtgGATCAACATTGTTGACAATCTGCAGTTTTTAGTcctattaaataaattttgtcgTTGTCAATCATATAAAAGTAATGCATTAGAGATAAATCAAACTTATATAAAGcgacatatatttttattttataaaaggATATGTTGTTTGACCAAACTATTAAATAAATGAGTCGACAACAGCTCATCCGAAATAgtacttttttttgggggggggggtgaGAAAGCGTTAgatgctttcaaaatatcattgGACTAGGCACCCAACTAATTATTCAATATCAAGTGCcatgaattttttacttttcctctaaagaaaaatattatgatgAAGCAGACAGGTCGAATGGACAATCATGTGGTGAATTAGAGAGCACCTAACCATCTCCCTATTTGCGCATTAATAGTACCATTTTACTTATAATTTAGAGATATATTCCAATAACAAAATGTGCTGGATCACGCACAATCGTCTGTAAACTTAAGCTGTTGGCTAGAAAGAGCTGCGAGGAGGCAGTTATTTGCGTCTAATAACTGGAACGTTATTAATCGAACTGAACCGGAAAAATTGAAGAGATTCGTATAGAGTCCACTGTTTTTACCTGGTCAAATTCAATTTAGTTTATGCACCAAATGCACCGAACAATATTTTCAAGGTAGATAACCGTACCACTACTTCTTAACATACACGATTAGGTGTTTCGAGACCACTTGTATAAACTCGAGCTGCTAAATCTCCatggttgaaacttgaaaggatgGATCTCGTGAAAATGGGTTAGATTCTTAGCCGGAAAATTGCCcaacaaaattttaaacttattgtacgacggacaatttagttgtaaaccttttattgtgccaattgagtcctaaatattttgatgatttgccaatttagttctaaaccttttaatgatttgataACCGTGTCATTCGGACTAATTTTGGAtggaaatcgttgacatagataacatttgtaatttttttaacttttcaaattttttcttttctttttgtttcttccctCTTTAGCTCTGCCGGACATTGCCAACTCCAGCCTCACCCTCATCTAGTCCTCACAAGCCTAGGCGAGGCCATGCTTGAGTGGCCTTCGCTTGGGCTATTATTGGCGTCGCCTAGGCCAACGAGGGGCACCCTTCTCCAAGCAAGGGCTACACTTGCCTAAGGCTAGCCGGGGGCAGCCATCACTTGAGGCCGACGAGGCCCAACGATAGTTGGCATAggtaaaaaggggaaaaaagaaaagaaaaagaaagaaggaaataattcagaaaatgaaaaattgtaaaaattatccTCGCCAGCATCcgtcatgccacgtaagatgaccGACGCCGACTAGATCACCTATGTTTACTCATAAATTTTAGTTGGAAGGATTAAATTTGCAAATTgacaaatggtttaggactaaattgacaagttatcaatatatttaggactaaatagacCTAATTAAAAGGTCTATGACTGAATTGGGCGtcataggtttaggactaaattggagcaattaaaagatttaaaactgaattaggtgtaatagatttatgactaaattgacatcatcGAAAAGATTAAGATTGTAGCtatcgtacaataggtttagaatttttaatcatGTCCCTAATTACTCAATTGTGATAGATGACAGTCAGTCTTTTTAATTGTGGGCTAAGAATGAGTTCACATTCGAATCCATAATCTTATATTACAGGTGGAAGAGGAATCTATCCGGCGATTACCCAAAAATTGACATAATCTAATGGAAGATTATGAACTGTCATTAGAAATTCTCAACTTTGCATTTCTTGTAAACAATTCCAAGTCAAGCTCTAACGTTTTGAGTGtctgaatttatttttcatttctttttttggcattgATACCCAACTTCCTTCAGTTGCGTTCtgtccaaatttgatttcatTTATAGAATGTGTGAAGTACAGTTGATGATGACCACTGACCCCAGGAAGCGAGAGAAGCAGGGAAGTTtagaatttctcttcttttgaagATGAAAGCATGGTCGAAATACGAAAAAAATGCAGCTCAAAGTTTGAACAGATGGGAGTGTCTCAACTCTGGAGTCGTAACAGAGTCTGCACAATTTATTGGGAATAATTTAGAGAGTTTTAACTTAGTACTTTCCAAGcggattaaattaaaaactgcCCTATCtgatgtttctttttctttttattgtcaGAAATaacattgtatttcattcattttctcgAGATGCAAGAGACCAAAATACATTCAAgataacttcaaaacaaaataaagctcCAGATAAAAGAGAAATCATCATAATAAGGTAATGGATTGCACGCTCAAAGAGAAGATCTATGACTTTTTCACACCATAATCGACGGCCAATCATCGAACTCTTTTTCAGCAATGAGCACACACCGATAACTCTATCTGCTGCTACGACTTTGCCTTAGTGCACGCCTAGGTTTGGCATCCCCATACCGTTACCGAGTAgagtaaaaaaattgaatgagtATAGATTTGACACCTATAAAGCGAAACCTTCATGAAACTCTCTTTTGATCTCTAACGAAATTGGATTTGTTCACAAACAAAACCcgaatatagtgaaatcttgaaaatatacacGCAGAGAACTCTAAACCTAAACTACATCAGGATGGAAATGTCTtagaaatgagagagaaattggCTGTGTCTGTTTGATCCCCAACATTTTCATATTGGGCTTAATGTCAATTTATGCCCTTATGACATGGGCCTTCTACTTTGTCGATCACTTCCTATTGAGCAATATGGACCGTATTTACCGAGTAAATGAGTCAAGTcagcaacaaccaaaaaaaagaaaaaaagaaaaaaaggaagacatACCACATTATTTAACCAAAAGGATCCCGTTGAGCTATATTCTGAAAGTTCAGCTACTCAACtgaacaaaacaaaagttgagacaaatagacaaaaataaaattattgacgGAGTTATTACCTCCAAGAAATTacggtatatttattttatttatagacCATTGTGAATCATTCTTTCCCCAGTAGCTTTCCCAACCGAAAATGGTTGTTCACATCAGGTAAGAGTGGGAGATATTCGGCGAAACTCTCAAGTAGCACTTGTCCATGCTGCCGTTACTAAAGGGGCGACGGCCACTTCAAATCGGGCCTCCTGGTAAAAGTACATGAAGTATATGCGCAAAAGTAACGTCAACAGAGATACGCAAATTCATGAACTAGTGgaacaataataaaaagaagaattaaCAGTGTAAAACACATATCAGATAACATCAACCACAGATGCGGCCAAGGTTGTTGCCAAGGTTGTTGCACCTCCTAATGAAAATGTACACCCTACTTCCCATTATTTCATTCTCCCTCGGTTGTTTTTCTTTCACCTACTTCTTTCAATGAACTACGAATTCGCTATGAAGCATCCACAGACAaaacttacgaagaaacaccGATTCAACGTCTCTTGAACAAATTCGACGACACAACCTTCAAGTTCCCATGCAACTGTATCACCGACTGAGTCGAATTCAAAACCCCGCTCAAGTATTTCGTCACCTTAATCGAATTCGAACGTGCTAGGCAATAGCAATTACCTGATCTATGGCAAGCTGCATAAAGCCCAGAACCTCAGGGAAGAATCGTTTACCCGAAGCTACATCACCAGTTTCCATGGCTTCAGTCGGCGGTGTAGTAGGTTGCCTCTGCTGGTGGGTCTCCGTCGCTGTCGGTTTGCTAGGGACTTTGTTTCTCGAAGACGAACTTCTTCTGCTCGTCGCCTCCGCTGGCAGGTGGCGATCTTCCATTTGTGATAGCTCATCCACGTCGTAGGGAAGATGTGGAGTGGTGATGCTGAAAGAGGCGTGGATGGAGTTGGAAGTTTGCTTATGGCGGACAAAAGGAAGGAGCTTACAGCGGgaatatcaaagaaaaagaacaaagagaagAGACTGAGGATATTTTTGCTTAGGTATAAAGTTAGCTAGCGATAAAGGAGATTTGAGCAAAAAAGGGTAGGtaattgtttattattttacatgaggatatttttttttacgtcGACAAAGACGAAAAACAGTTCTCGtgtattcctttgttttgcaaaaaaattaatacttatAATTTTCAAGACATGGTCATTAGAAAATGACGTAATAGGGCAACTATGTGGTATAATTTTTATGAGTTGTGTATTGTAGTGATGGTTGAGTGAAGGGCGAACTACAGAGATGGCGCCTAATTTCATAATATTGGATAATAGTGAATAGGGTCCACGGGGATATGGTGTGCGCCCATGCAGTCTACAGTTATCGTTTGAAACCAACGTGAAAAATCACGTTGtttcaaatgatacaaaaacttcttcttcctccctatcGTCAAGCAACGATATtcattcaagaaagaaaatactCCTCCCAAAAATCATCTGTCGATTGACGCTCGACGACAAAACTCCAAGATCGCATAAGGGGGCTTTTAACCGGTGACAAATAAGGTACGTTCTCGTGATGTACTTTgcacgatcggtgattcaagtgattctattgggcatgttttccgCAAATTAGATTGATTTACAAATGGGAATCCGCTTcccaacattggtatcagagcgtGTGTTACTTGATTCCCGATCACTTTGTGATGACTTGGTgtgtttttaagatttttttaccCTAATCGTGTTGTTATTGTTCATAGCATTTTGATTATCCTAATCGCGTGGGGTTTGGATGGAGGAATGAATCTATATGAAATTGAGTGCGAATAAAAGTAGATGAACTGGAATTGAAATTACATTGAAATGAGATAAAATTTCGAAACGAAAATGCAAGGAGAATGAAAGTGCAAGAAGCAACTTAAGAAAAAGTACAAATGAAGAACAAAGATAGATAAAACTCAACGAGGGTGTTCTTGTATGCGCATGGGATCTTGTTCCTGTCTTAGTTTTCTTCGCATGAAATGTACTCTCCAGTGTCCACACATGAAACTATTCGCCCAGGGGCCAGGCCGGCGCAACACCCTTGCCGAGAAGTAAGTCGAGTTTCTCTCCTCAGAAGCAATTCATATGTAAAGTGGAGGTCCGCAAGTGTACCGATCATTCTAACAACAGAAGCAGCGAGCAAACACTGCCATACTCATCTCTGCCAATCTAACTAGAATTCCAAATGGTCTTGGTTCACAATGCTACTGCACACATTATTTATGGTTCACATGTCACACGAAAGGGAGCGTGGTGAAAGGTCCTCTGCATCTTCTGCAGCTGGAAATTCAGTCCTCCGCCGCTATTCATGAACATCATCAAGAGCTTCCATCTCTGCATGTCTTGTTGCCTATGAAAGCGCAAGGAGACCAAAATAATGCAAGGATATCAAACTTGGAAACTTTGTCAGTGAGAAAGTTGGTTCTTAGTGTAGAAGGAAAtgcatttaatgaaaaatgttctctCCTTCAAGTCAACAAGTTTTGCTCGCCTGAAGTTGCTAAGAATCTCACATGGAAAAAGATACTGAAATGCACCTGGCTATTGGATTAGCCACCTCCACTTTTTCTCACAGCATTTTTACTCCTATGGCAATGTGCCTTTGTCTTTTATTATGCTCCACAAGGTACTGGAAATCAGCTTTTTACCCAACTGGAACCTCAAATATGTCCAAAGCAAGCTTTGccctataaaagaaaatcaaatggcTCATGTTACTTGTTAGGAGGAAAAAATATGAGCATGAGAATGAGAAATTCTCTCATGCATTGCAGGACTGCAATCAGGCAATTCAAGAGGAAATCAACTTCAAGTTGCTCCCAGTAGAAATACTTTAAGCATCAACATGCAGCTGCTAATGGAATGAATCCATGTCTCATAGCTATACGATCAAGGATGTCCAGTAGAAATCAATTGTCCTAGTAAACCTATTACCGGCTGCACATCTTTATGATACGTACATACTACCCATCCACATTTCCTAGACAGCTCAAAAGCACCCAAATCCCTCTCAGTCTCGTTGGTTTCGACCGAACCTACCCATATGCACCCTACTTCCCATTGTTTCATCCTCCCTCGCTTGTTTTTCCATTTAACGTAGACTTCACCCACTTGGAATAAACTGCCACCAATCAAAAGAAAGACTGAATAGATATACCTTCTAGGGATTGTTGCTGATTTTGCATCGTGTGACATAGATTGCCATTGAATTCACTACCAAGCATCCACAGACATAACTTACGATGAAACACTTCATCAACGTCTCTCGAACAAATTCAAGACACGTTCTTCAAGCTCCCGCGCAGCTTTAGCACCAAACGAATCGAATTCAAAATCCAGCTCAAGCATTACACAAACTTAATACAATTCGGATGTGCCAGGTGTTACCTGACCTATAGCAATCTGCATGAAGCTCAGAACCTCTGCAGGGAATCGTTCACCCGAAGCTACCTAACCATTTGCCATGGCTTCGTTCTGTGGTGGTAGTCTGTCCCCTCCGCTCGCTGGTCATCACCGTCGGTTCACTAGGGACTCTGTTTCAGGAAGGTGGCAATCTTACATTCATCGGAGCTCAGTGGTGTCGGATGCAAGATGAGCAGTCGTGATGCTGAAAGTGGGTCCGTGGAGTTCATAGTTTGGTGGAGAACTGAGGATTTAGAGAATAAAGAACTGCAGAATTTTATTTGGGATATCAAGTAAACTTGGGTAACAAGTTCCAAGttcttttgggaaaagagaacgagaagaaacaagaagaaagaaggcacTGTAATGAAGATCAGGTGAGTTCACTTACCTACGACGAATTGCTTTCTTACCAAGTTTCGATCATTCTGACAACAAAAGCTGCAAGCCAACACCACCATTCTCATCTCCGCCGGTCAAATTGGAAGTCAGCATAGTCTTGGTTCGCATGCCTTGATGGAGAATAAGCTCATGATTTCTTCTGGATACTATTTGTATATGTTCCTCCATACTCATTTGACCATCTTGCGAGTTCTTTACTAGATCTACTTCGATCGGACTGTCTTCATGCATATGGGGACTCTCGGCTTCTAGATCTATTGAGTCATCACCAATCTCATAGAGGAAATTTGGATCTATCAGCTCATTGTCTCGAATCTCGATCTTTAAATCGTCCTCTAATGGCTTGCATATTATTCGGAATCCCCACTTTTTTGCCTTTCCATGCGCTGGTTCGATGCTAAATTCTACATAACTTGCATCAATTTCATGGAAGAACATGCTAAAAGGATCCTGCCTTTTGCATCTAAAAAATGCTCCAATGAGAACGAAGCAATTCTCGTCTTCTCTACATCTACTACCTCTAGTGACCCTCCCAGCAAGTTCCGAATCCAGATGAATCCGAGAAACTTGTCATATAATTTCTTTGAAACCATGAAAGATACGGAATCCTTTTCAATAGGTTGAAACCAATCTGGCATCTCTTCTCCAGGGAGATGAAAATAAGACTGAAAAGCCTGTTGTAAAAATAGACTGTTAGAAAGTACTCAAGTAGAAGAATTCAAGCACACACTGTATAAGAGAGACAGAGATTCTAACATCGTCGGATGAGGCAGTATCAACCATGGTCAACCCTCGATGCACCCACTGATCAATTGAAGTCAAATGTCCATTGGTTTGCAGAGATTCGCACCCTTTCGCGCAAAGACATTTCAAATATGGTGGAAGCTCGGGAATCTCTTGTAATTGATGGCAACCAGAAACATCCAATCGAAGTAAATGATCACGCTTACTGATGGATGTAGGAAGGTGAGTAATATTGTTATCCGACAATTCTAACCTTCTCAAAAGGGGAGAACATGAAAGATCCTCAAGAAACTCTATTTCGGACAGATTACATTTCCGAAGAATTAAAGATCGTAAATTTGAAAGTCCGTTCTTCATGTGCAGACCAGCTAATTCCTCGTACTTTGGCAACccaataaaatttttgcaaCTGCAAATGTCCAAGCTTTCAATATTTCGTAACTTGTAAATGTTAGACGGAAGACTTACTAGGTTTATGCAATCGTATAGTACCATTGACTTCAAAGAAcacaaattttctattgatgcagGAAATCCTTTAATAGCGGTCCCTCCTAAATAAATCCATTTCAGGCCTTCGAGTTCACATGGAATATCAGGGAATCTATCAAATTTTGTGCAACCAGCAAGATAGAGATCTCTGAGATTTTTTTACTTGAGCACATTTGGAAAAACCGTAAGTTCAGAGCACCCAATTAATCGCAACACCCGTAACTTGTCATGATATGCAATCGACTCGTGGACTTCTACCATGCTTTTGCAATTCCAAATGTACAATTCCTCGAGATTCGGAGCACATGAGAGGTCGGGCGTACAAACTAATGAGTTGCAGTTGGTAAATGAAAGGAACTTCAATTGTTGGAAGGCCTGCAAAAACAGCGAAACCAACTTTGATCATTCTATTTTTTCTCACATATTTCAATGCATTAAGATTTGAATTTACTCATGCTGCAATgaacatgataaaaaaaaaatttcaaaatttctgtgTCTGCATATAATGAACGTCATTCTGAAAGTAAATAGGGAAGTGGTTTCTAAAACAGAGGAATACCATTTCCTTATGAATGCTAGTTCCTATAATACGCATGTGCCTGGACAAATGAAGTAGATAATAAAAAGGTCTATGTAGATAAATGCTCACCTTACATAGTTTTATGACTCCTGTGATACTGCAATTGCTCATATCAAGT
This sequence is a window from Rhodamnia argentea isolate NSW1041297 chromosome 3, ASM2092103v1, whole genome shotgun sequence. Protein-coding genes within it:
- the LOC125314342 gene encoding uncharacterized protein LOC125314342, with amino-acid sequence MEDRHLPAEATSRRSSSSRNKVPSKPTATETHQQRQPTTPPTEAMETGDVASGKRFFPEVLGFMQLAIDQLALDSLEVQVDCVIVEEGHLIAARRNRTNETQNARRRAEMEAH